A genomic window from Brassica oleracea var. oleracea cultivar TO1000 chromosome C8, BOL, whole genome shotgun sequence includes:
- the LOC106308113 gene encoding cytochrome P450 71B29-like, which yields MAMFLCLLFLLPLFLIFLKNLKSSKWKLPPGPKKLPIIGNLHQLHDLPPRNLSQTYGPVMLMRFGFVPVVVISSKEAAEEVLKIHDLDCCSRPETEGTRKISYNFKDIGFAPYGEEWKAMRKLSVIELFTTKKFHSFRYIREEENDLLVKKLMDSASKRSLVSLKRTLHALVGSIVCRIAFGINLHECEFIDEDSIVDLVHKSEILEMTSMFSDFFPGGIGRFMDWISGQDKRLDHVFSELDTFFQNILNDHLKPVRRDGERYGIINVMIDMMEQERDGDSFKLTTDHLKGMISDIFIAGVSTSAFTMIWAMTELIRNPRVMKKVQDEIRTNLEDNKERITEQDLSKLHYFKLVVKEVFRLHPAVPFLLPRETISQVKIQGYDIPTKTQIMINVYAIARDPKLWTNPDEFNPDRFLDSSVDYKGLNFELLPFGSGRRICPGMAMGITLVELGLLNLLYFFNWGLPEEVEAERIIIKDNDMALDLVQVTRH from the exons ATGGCAATGTTCCTCTGTCTCCTTTTCCTCTTACCTCTTTTCTTAATCTTCTTGAAAAATCTCAAATCTTCGAAATGGAAGCTGCCTCCGGGACCAAAGAAGCTTCCGATCATCGGAAACTTACACCAACTCCATGACTTACCTCCCAGGAACCTCTCCCAAACTTACGGACCAGTGATGCTTATGCGTTTTGGCTTCGTTCCCGTGGTGGTGATCTCATCTAAAGAAGCAGCGGAGGAAGTACTCAAGATCCACGACCTAGACTGTTGTAGCCGACCAGAGACAGAAGGGACAAGAAAGATCTCTTACAACTTTAAAGACATCGGATTCGCTCCTTATGGCGAAGAATGGAAGGCGATGCGAAAGCTCTCAGTGATCGAGCTCTTCACCACAAAAAAGTTTCACTCTTTTAGGTATATAAGAGAGGAAGAGAATGACTTGTTGGTCAAGAAACTAATGGACTCTGCTTCAAAGCGATCTCTGGTAAGTCTGAAGAGAACCCTTCACGCATTAGTTGGAAGTATTGTATGTAGGATCGCGTTTGGGATAAATCTACATGAGTGTGAGTTCATAGATGAAGATAGCATCGTGGATCTTGTGCACAAGTCGGAGATACTCGAGATGACTTCTATGTTCTCTGACTTTTTCCCTGGAGGGATCGGTAGATTCATGGACTGGATCTCTGGTCAGGACAAGAGGCTGGATCATGTTTTCTCGGAGCTTGACACTTTCTTTCAGAACATTCTCAATGATCATCTTAAGCCTGTGAGAAGAGATGGAGAGAGGTATGGTATAATCAACGTGATGATCGATATGATGGAGCAAGAGAGAGATGGAGACTCGTTCAAGCTCACCACGGATCATCTGAAAGGAATGATCTCG GACATATTTATTGCAGGGGTTAGCACAAGCGCCTTCACAATGATATGGGCAATGACGGAACTAATCAGAAACCCTAGAGTGATGAAGAAAGTCCAAGACGAGATTCGGACAAACCTAGAAGACAATAAGGAGAGAATCACAGAACAAGATCTCTCAAAGCTCCATTACTTCAAGCTTGTGGTTAAAGAGGTATTCAGATTGCACCCAGCAGTTCCATTTTTGCTCCCAAGAGAGACAATATCCCAAGTCAAGATCCAAGGCTACGACATTCCCACCAAAACTCAGATCATGATCAATGTCTACGCGATTGCACGAGATCCAAAACTCTGGACAAACCCTGATGAGTTTAACCCTGACAGGTTTCTCGACAGTTCTGTAGATTACAAGGGATTGAACTTTGAGCTATTACCGTTTGGTTCTGGTCGGAGAATCTGTCCAGGGATGGCAATGGGAATCACACTTGTTGAATTAGGGTTGTTAAATTTACTTTACTTCTTCAATTGGGGATTGCCGGAAGAGGTAGAAGCTGAGAGGATCATAATTAAAGACAACGATATGGCTCTTGACCTCGTTCAAGTTACTCGCCACTGA
- the LOC106309350 gene encoding pentatricopeptide repeat-containing protein At1g12300, mitochondrial-like: MLRTQRWNLLTTLRLVHLRSTETGTLRNDFFQSPYDFFCLQGFSGLSSYRNLSYKEKLRSGLFSIKKDDAVALFQSMILSRPFPTVIDFNRLFSGIARTKQYDLVLALCNQMELNGISHDLYTLSIVINCFCRCRKLGFAFSAMGKNFKLGYEPNTVTFNTLLNGLCLEGRVFEAVELVDCMVLSQHVPDLITLNTLVNGLCLQDGLSEAMSLIDRMVDSEMQPMQPLEFHFKSSEFPKSSKIQTKCFVTKTVKLIKSKPEAEWFTSHPQFRHFFHMPDEDNLKLTGMWMLLLRTICTPEDDVAWFAVNGVTIRYSMREHALISGLDCGDYPPNYEKKKITISDVKQKMLSMPPCPDRLKMTVLFFLSRVIRGKPKDSGHLDLFILRMMDE; the protein is encoded by the exons ATGTTGAGGACACAGAGATGGAATCTTCTTACTACTTTGAGATTGGTTCATCTCCGTTCAACTGAGACAGGTACTCTGAGAAATGATTTCTTCCAAAGCCCATACGATTTCTTCTGCTTGCAAGGCTTCTCTGGTCTCAGCAGCTATCGAAATCTCTCTTACAAAGAGAAATTGAGAAGTGGACTCTTCAGTATAAAGAAGGATGATGCTGTTGCTCTCTTTCAGTCCATGATTCTGTCTCGTCCTTTTCCTACGGTCATTGATTTCAACAGATTGTTTAGTGGCATTGCCAGGACAAAACAGTATGATCTAGTGCTAGCTCTCTGCAACCAAATGGAATTGAATGGGATTTCACATGACCTCTACACGCTGAGTATTGTCATCAATTGCTTCTGTCGGTGTCGTAAACTCGGTTTTGCTTTTTCTGCTATGGGAAAGAACTTCAAACTTGGGTATGAGCCTAACACAGTCACATTTAACACCCTCCTCAATGGCTTATGTCTCGAGGGCAGAGTCTTTGAAGCTGTGGAGTTAGTTGATTGTATGGTCCTAAGCCAACATGTACCAGATCTCATCACCCTCAACACTCTTGTCAATGGGCTTTGTCTCCAAGATGGACTCTCTGAAGCAATGTCTTTGATTGATCGAATGGTGGACTCC GAAATGCAACCAATGCAACCCCTTGAGTTCCACTTCAAAAGCAGTGAGTTCCCCAAGAGTTCCAAGATACAAACTAAGTGTTTTGTGACCAAAACAGTAAAGCTCATCAAGAGTAAGCCTGAGGCTGAATGGTTCACAAGCCATCCTCAGTTTCGACATTTCTTCCACATGCCAGACGAAGATAACCTGAAGCTCACGGGGATGTGGATGTTACTCCTGCGCACCATTTGTACTCCAGAAGATGATGTTGCATGGTTTGCGGTTAATGGTGTAACCATCCGCTATTCTATGAGGGAGCATGCCCTCATTTCTGGCTTAGACTGCGGTGATTATCCACCAAACTACGAGAA AAAGAAGATCACCATCAGCGATGTGAAGCAGAAGATGTTGTCTATGCCACCGTGTCCAGATAGATTGAAGATGACTGTCTTGTTTTTTCTTAGTCGGGTTATCAGAGGAAAGCCGAAGGATTCTGGACATTTAGACCTCTTCATATTAAGGATGATGGATGAGTGA
- the LOC106308437 gene encoding keratin, type II cytoskeletal 2 epidermal, whose protein sequence is MLKPWGDIGAWADEAERAEEEQATADAQSFPSLKEAATSTKSKKKKKMTLSEFTKGGSVGLTREQMIQLPTGPRQRSEDEMQRGGIGGGFSSYGGRSGGGMSRDRDDSNGGGRRGYGGFDDDQRGGSRVSDFPLQSRADEADDWGKGKKSLPVFDQGRQGRYGGGGGGGSFGGGSGGSYGGGGGGGGRYGGGGSDSYGGGGGGGGGRYGGGGGSYGGDGGGYSKADGVDNWGAGKSHVSLSKPSTFGSGGDQEERRRLVLEPRKAVVVDSGVSETLTETGVKTSKASPFGAARPREQVLAEKGLDWKKLDSEIEAKKGSSQTSRPSSAQSSRPSSAQSNRSESLTLENVVKPRPKVNPFGDAKPREVLLEEQGKDWRKMDSELEHRRVDRPETEGERLLKEEIEELRKKLDKEATITADSKESQQESDSNNHNIPDIISAKEKELESLIRELDDKVRFRPRAVERPGSGAGSRTGNYSERPHSRGGSVEDGRSVEFMERPRSRGTGGDDRRNFQGSKERGFFSNRNVDRSSSSRDRW, encoded by the exons ATGTTGAAACCGTGGGGTGATATCGGCGCGTGGGCCGATGAGGCCGAGCGTGCCGAGGAGGAGCAAGCTACGGCGGATGCGCAGAGCTTCCCTAGCTTGAAGGAAGCTGCGACTTCCACCAAGTCTAAGAAGAAAAAGAAGATGACTTTATCGGAGTTCACCAAGGGTGGTTCTGTTGGATTGACGAGGGAGCAGATGATTCAGCTTCCTACTGGGCCTAGGCAACGCTCTGAGGACGAAATGCAGCGTGGTGGTATTGGCGGAGGCTTCTCTTCTTACGGTGGAAGGTCTGGTGGGGGAATGTCGAGAGATCGAGATGATTCTAATGGTGGTGGGAGGAGAGGTTATGGCGGGTTTGATGATGATCAGAGAGGGGGTTCTAGGGTTTCTGATTTCCCACTGCAGTCTAGGGCTGATGAGGCTGATGATTGGGGGAAAGGGAAGAAGTCGCTTCCGGTGTTTGATCAGGGACGGCAAGGTCGTTATGGTGGTGGTGGTGGTGGTGGCAGTTTTGGTGGTGGTAGTGGTGGTAGTTATGGAGGTGGTGGTGGTGGAGGAGGCAGATATGGAGGTGGTGGTAGTGACAGTTATGGAGGTGGTGGTGGTGGTGGAGGAGGCAGATATGGAGGTGGTGGTGGTAGTTATGGAGGTGATGGAGGTGGATACTCTAAAGCTGACGGGGTTGATAACTGGGGAGCAGGTAAAAGCCACGTGTCTCTCTCAAAACCATCTACGTTTGGGTCAGGTGGTGATCAGGAGGAGCGTCGTCGTCTTGTTCTTGAACCACGAAAGGCTGTTGTTGTTGATAGTGGTGTGAGTGAGACTCTAACTGAAACTGGTGTGAAGACGAGTAAGGCTAGTCCGTTTGGAGCAGCAAGACCTAGAGAGCAAGTTCTTGCGGAGAAAGGATTGGACTGGAAGAAGCTTGACTCGGAGATTGAGGCTAAGAAGGGAAGCTCTCAAACGAGCAGACCATCGAGCGCACAGTCGAGCAGGCCGTCAAGTGCTCAGTCTAATAGGTCTGAGAGCTTAACGTTGGAGAATGTGGTGAAGCCTAGACCGAAAGTGAATCCTTTTGGGGACGCAAAGCCTCGGGAAGTGTTGTTGGAGGAACAAGGGAAAGATTGGCGCAAGATGGATTCTGAACTCGAGCATCGCAGAGTTGACAG GCCTGAAACAGAAGGAGAGAGACTATTGAAGGAAGAGATTGAAGAACTTCGGAAGAAACTTGACAAGGAAGCAACCATCACAGCTGATAGCAAAGAATCTCAACAAGAATCCGACAGCAATAACCATAACATACCTGACATTATAAGCGCGAAAGAAAAAGAGCTGGAGTCACTGATCCGTGAGCTAGACGACAAAGTCAGGTTCAGGCCAAGAGCAGTTGAGAGGCCTGGATCAGGTGCAGGCAGCAGAACAGGCAACTATTCCGAAAGACCTCATTCCCGGGGTGGATCAGTTGAAGATGGTAGGAGTGTGGAATTCATGGAAAGGCCTAGATCACGAGGCACAGGTGGTGATGATAGAAGAAACTTCCAAGGAAGCAAGGAACGTGGATTCTTCAGCAACAGGAACGTCGACAG GTCATCATCGTCCAGGGATCGATGGTAA
- the LOC106308439 gene encoding LOW QUALITY PROTEIN: cytochrome P450 71B2 (The sequence of the model RefSeq protein was modified relative to this genomic sequence to represent the inferred CDS: deleted 1 base in 1 codon), whose translation MEILLCFLMVSLLTLVSSIFLKKFKNSKFNLPPSPSSLPIIGNLHHLSGLPHRCFHNLSLRYGPVMLLRLGFVPVVVISSSEAAEAVLKTHDLECCSRPKTVGTGKLSYGFKDISFSPYGAYWREMRKIAVIELLSLKKVQSFRYIREEEVDYVVKKVTESALTQSPVDLSKTFFSLTAASIICRVALGQNFHVDGFVIDQERIEELVTEAAVALGTFTFSDFFPGGVGRFLDWFLRRNKKINRAFKELDAFYQHVIDDHLKPEGRKNKDIVSLLLDMIDKEDADSFKPSMDNLKAIVMDVFLAGIDTSSITMIWAMTELVRNPRVLKKAQENIRTTLGAKRERINEDDLGKVEYLNLIIKETFRLHPPLPFIVPRETMSHIKINGYDIPPKTQIQVNVWTIGRDPKRWTDPEDFIPERFANSSVDFRGQHFELLPFGSGRRMCPAMPMGAATVELGLMNLLYFFDWGLPDGMKIGDIDMEEYGTLSIVKKVPLQLVPLRRYGCGVQKV comes from the exons ATGGAGATTTTGCTCTGTTTCTTAATGGTTTCGCTTCTTACTCTTGTATCATCCATCTTTCTTAAGAAGTTTAAAAACTCAAAATTTAATCTTCCTCCAAGCCCTTCAAGTCTTCCCATCATTGGGAACTTGCATCATCTCTCAGGATTGCCTCACAGATGTTTTCATAACCTCTCACTCAGATACGGACCAGTGATGCTTCTACGTCTCGGCTTTGTTCCAGTGGTTGTCATCTCATCGAGTGAAGCAGCGGAAGCGGTTCTCAAAACTCACGACTTGGAATGTTGCAGTCGACCAAAGACGGTCGGGACAGGAAAACTCTCTTACGGCTTTAAAGACATCTCATTCTCGCCATACGGTGCTTACTGGCGTGAAATGCGAAAAATCGCGGTTATCGAGCTTTTAAGCCTTAAGAAGGTTCAGTCATTTAGGTATATAAGAGAGGAAGAGGTAGATTACGTGGTGAAGAAGGTAACCGAATCTGCTTTGACACAATCTCCTGTAGATTTGAGCAAAACCTTCTTTTCACTCACCGCG GCGAGCATCATTTGTAGAGTAGCTTTAGGACAGAACTTCCACGTGGACGGCTTCGTTATCGATCAAGAAAGGATTGAAGAGCTTGTAACCGAGGCAGCGGTAGCTCTAGGGACTTTCACTTTCTCTGACTTCTTCCCTGGTGGGGTTGGAAGATTCTTAGACTGGTTTTTGCGAAGAAACAAGAAGATCAACAGAGCCTTTAAAGAGCTTGATGCTTTTTACCAGCATGTGATTGATGATCACTTGAAGCCAGAAGGACGGAAAAATAAGGATATTGTTTCCTTGTTGTTAGATATGATTGATAAAGAGGATGCAGATTCATTCAAGCCTAGTATGGATAATCTCAAGGCAATCGTCATG GATGTGTTTCTTGCGGGGATAGATACAAGCTCTATAACAATGATTTGGGCGATGACAGAACTCGTTAGAAACCCAAGAGTGTTGAAGAAAGCTCAAGAGAATATTCGAACCACCTTGGGAGCCAAAAGGGAAAGAATCAATGAAGATGATCTAGGCAAAGTTGAATACTTGAATCTCATTATCAAGGAAACATTCAGATTACATCCACCACTTCCGTTTATAGTACCAAGAGAAACAATGTCTCACATCAAGATCAACGGCTATGATATTCCCCCGAAGACGCAAATCCAAGTTAATGTATGGACAATAGGACGTGAC CCCAAGCGTTGGACCGACCCTGAAGATTTCATCCCTGAACGGTTTGCTAATAGTTCTGTAGATTTCAGAGGACAACATTTTGAGCTATTACCATTTGGTTCTGGTCGAAGGATGTGTCCGGCGATGCCAATGGGGGCTGCTACTGTTGAGCTAGGATTGATGAATTTGCTTTACTTTTTCGATTGGGGATTGCCTGATGGGATGAAAATTGGAGACATTGATATGGAAGAATATGGTACTCTCTCCATTGTCAAGAAAGTACCTCTTCAACTTGTACCCCTTCGACGTTATGGATGTGGAGTCCAGAAAGTTTAA
- the LOC106312577 gene encoding cytochrome P450 71B28: protein MSISLCFLCLLPLIFIFLRKLQPSKWNLPPGPPKLPIIGNLHQRGELHPRNRRNLSEKYGPVVHLRFGFVPMVVISSKEAAEDVLKTHDLECCNRPETAGIRMISYNAKDIGFAPYGEEWRAMRKLSVVELFSSKKIQSFRYVREEENNLLVKKLSESASSESLVSLKKTLYTLVGSIVCRVGLGQNLHECEFIDEDGIADIVQRSELLTRTSMFSDLFPGRIGELIDLFTGQTKRLENAFSELDTFFQNVLDDHLKPGRRVQEGSDIIDVMIDMMRKQDSFKITTDHLKGMISDIFLAGVSTSASTMIWAMTELIRNPRVMKKVQDEIRTTLGDKKESLTEEDLNQLHYFKLMVKEIFRLHPAAPLLLPRETMSHIKIQGYDIPKKTQILVNAYAIARDPNVWKNPDEFDPDRFVDSSVDYRGLNFELLPFGSGRRICPGMAMGIVIVEFGLLNLLYFFDWGLPEKEAAKKITTGDGVALDLVQVVLH, encoded by the exons ATGTCAATCTCTCTCTGTTTCCTCTGCCTCTTACCTCTTATCTTTATCTTCTTGAGAAAACTTCAACCCTCGAAATGGAATCTTCCTCCGGGCCCACCGAAGCTTCCGATCATCGGAAACTTACACCAACGCGGAGAACTACATCCCAGGAACCGTAGGAACCTCTCCGAAAAGTACGGACCAGTGGTGCATCTCCGCTTCGGATTTGTCCCCATGGTCGTGATCTCATCAAAAGAAGCAGCAGAGGATGTGCTCAAGACTCACGATCTTGAGTGTTGTAACCGACCAGAGACTGCTGGGATCAGAATGATCTCTTACAACGCTAAAGACATCGGGTTTGCTCCTTACGGTGAGGAGTGGAGGGCCATGAGAAAGCTCTCGGTGGTGGAGCTCTTCAGCTCGAAAAAGATTCAGTCCTTTAGGTATGTTAGAGAGGAAGAGAATAACTTGTTGGTCAAGAAACTGTCTGAATCTGCTTCGAGTGAATCTCTGGTGAGTCTGAAGAAAACCCTTTATACGCTAGTCGGGAGTATTGTCTGTAGAGTCGGGCTAGGGCAGAATCTCCATGAGTGTGAGTTCATCGATGAAGATGGTATAGCTGATATTGTGCAAAGGTCTGAGCTGCTCACGAGAACTTCTATGTTCTCTGACTTGTTTCCCGGAAGAATCGGTGAACTCATAGATTTGTTCACTGGTCAGACAAAGAGACTAGAGAACGCTTTCTCGGAACTTGACACGTTCTTTCAGAATGTTCTCGATGATCATCTTAAGCCTGGAAGAAGAGTACAAGAGGGGTCTGATATTATTGATGTGATGATCGATATGATGAGGAAGCAAGACTCTTTCAAGATCACCACAGATCATCTCAAAGGAATGATATCG GACATATTTCTAGCAGGGGTTAGCACAAGCGCATCCACAATGATATGGGCAATGACTGAGTTGATCAGAAACCCTAGAGTGATGAAGAAAGTACAAGATGAGATTCGGACAACACTTGGAGACAAGAAAGAGAGTCTCACAGAAGAAGATCTAAACCAGCTTCACTACTTTAAGCTAATGGTCAAGGAGATATTTAGGTTACACCCAGCAGCTCCACTTTTGTTACCAAGAGAGACAATGTCTCACATCAAGATCCAAGGCTATGATATTCCCAAAAAAACACAGATCTTGGTCAATGCTTACGCGATAGCACGTGATCCAAACGTGTGGAAAAACCCTGATGAGTTTGATCCTGATAGGTTTGTAGATAGTTCAGTAGATTACAGGGGATTAAACTTTGAGCTTTTACCGTTTGGTTCTGGTCGGAGAATCTGTCCAGGGATGGCGATGGGGATTGTCATTGTTGAGTTTGGACTTTTAAACTTGCTTTATTTCTTCGACTGGGGATTGCCGGAGAAAGAAGCAGCCAAGAAGATCACCACCGGAGATGGAGTTGCTCTTGACTTAGTTCAAGTTGTTCTTCACTAA
- the LOC106308435 gene encoding coilin, producing MAEETVRIRLVFENQRILSKYQKKQGLKRSWAVLNPKYHRTVSEFSNHILYTFSLFEACPHGLSLYMDGFVLPPFESSCVLKDKDIVCVKRKKEPLLEIVGEDSEENVCAAIEIEERRARICPDAVLIGNEETGGYESESEEEEEIVAEKKTSKKRKASSKSLSSKRKKCKLATTEETPLEREDAAVVNKSDDVKKKKRKTIDVQRDENDEQNDANAKSMTMTKSKKSSLQEESNEPDELCDMSAETKKTPSRSARRKKTKRQWLREKTKQEKEELQQNQMQMVVAPSQKPAITITIDHQETEENHSEALEKQQPDEQGDGVGDEVVPVEVRPGHIRFKPLDESDEASPETEPPAENFLWNGNMTKKKGQKWGTEKTGFSKRYAWDLNDTYHQTQPAEAETLANGQIDYEQLVAYTGSVKKGDIIAYRLIELTSSWTPEVSSFRVGKISYYDPGSKKVMLMPVQGYPIEKKLEEDDDSSMQADTSLYNEDGSLEVEFSSLLDVRSVKTSSSDVVEVATKPDQAATNVKLNTNINGLQTTVKENGKGNPWEELSEAVSAKKAKLSEANNGWNKKGKSSSGGSWRRGGGIGPLMNYLRSQKEI from the exons ATGGCGGAAGAGACGGTGAGGATTCGTCTGGTCTTTGAGAATCAACGGATTCTGAGCAAGTACCAGAAGAAGCAAGGGCTAAAGAGGAGCTGGGCTGTTCTGAATCCTAAATATCACCGAACAGTTTCAGAGTTTTCTAATCATATCCTCTACACATTTAGCCTCTTCGAAGCTTGTCCTCATGGCCTCTCTCTATAC ATGGATGGGTTCGTTTTGCCGCCGTTCGAGTCGAGCTGTGTGTTAAAGGATAAAGATATCGTTTG TGTTAAGAGAAAGAAGGAGCCTTTGTTGGAGATTGTTGGGGAAGACAGTGAGGAGAATGTTTGTGCTGCTATTGAGATTGAAGAGAGGAGGGCTCGGATATGTCCTGATGCGGTGCTTATTGGTAATGAGGAAACTGGAGGATATGAAAGTGAGTCTGAGGAAGAGGAAGAGATTGTGGCGGAGAAGAAGACTTCAAAGAAACGTAAAGCTTCGAGCAAAAGCCTAAGTTCTAA GAGGAAGAAGTGTAAGTTAGCTACTACTGAAGAAACTCCACTGGAAAGAGAAGACGCAGCTGTTGTAAACAAAAGCGATGATGTAAAGAAGAAGAAGAGGAAAACAATAGATGTACAGAGAGATGAAAATGATGAACAGAATGATGCTAACGCAAAGTCTATGACCATGACCAAGTCAAAGAA GTCCTCGCTTCAAGAAGAGAGCAATGAGCCTGACGAGCTGTGCGACATGTCTGCTGAAACTAAAAAG ACACCTAGTAGAAGTGCTCGGCGTAAAAAGACTAAACGGCAATGGTTGAGAGAAAAGACAAAACAAGAGAAGGAAGAG CTTCAACAGAACCAGATGCAGATGGTTGTAGCACCCAGCCAAAAACCAGCTATCACTATCACTATAGACCACCAAGAAACCGAGGAAAATCACTCTGAAGCTCTCGAAAAGCAGCAGCCAGATGAACAAGGTGATGGCGTTGGGGATGAAGTGGTTCCTGTTGAAGTGAGGCCAGGCCACATTCGTTTCAAGCCACTCG ATGAATCAGATGAAGCTTCCCCTGAAACTGAACCTCCTGCG GAAAATTTCTTGTGGAACGGAAACATGACGAAGAAGAAAGGCCAAAAATGGGGTACTGAGAAGACAGGATTTTCCAAACGATATGCTTGGGATTTGAATGATACTTATCATCAGACACAGCCCGCTGAGGCAGAGACACTTGCTAACGGTCAGATCGACTATGAACAGCTTGTGGCTTACACTGGCTCAGTAAAG AAAGGAGATATTATTGCGTACCGCCTCATTGAGCTAACATCATCTTGGACTCCTGAAGTTTCCTCCTTCCGA GTGGGAAAGATAAGCTACTATGATCCAGGCTCCAAGAAGGTGATGTTGATGCCTGTTCAAGGATATCCAATTGAGAAGAAGTTAGAAGAGGACGACGATTCATCGATGCAAGCTGACACATCTCTTTATAACGAAGATGGATCCTTAGAG GTTGAGTTCTCTTCTCTGCTTGATGTCCGCAGCGTCAAAACTAGCAGCTCAGACGTGGTGGAAGTCGCCACCAAGCCTGACCAAGCAGCTACTAATGTAAAGCTGAACACAAACATCAACGGTTTGCAAACCACTGTGAAAG AGAATGGAAAAGGGAACCCTTGGGAAGAGCTAAGTGAAGCTGTAAGTGCGAAAAAGGCAAAACTGTCTGAAGCCAACAATGGGTGGAACAAGAAAGGGAAGAGTTCAAGTGGAGGCTCGTGGCGGCGAGGTGGGGGAATTGGTCCTCTCATGAACTACCTAAGATCTCAGAAAGAGATATGA
- the LOC106308446 gene encoding proteasome subunit beta type-5-B has product MKLDTSGFETSMPTIGFGSSNDMLDGFSTVPSFDLPRTTDFDGFQKEAVQMVKPAKGTTTLAFIFKEGVMVAADSRASMGGYISSQSVKKIIEINPYMLGTMAGGAADCQFWHRNLGIKCRLHELANKRRISVSGASKLLANMLYSYRGMGLSVGTMIAGWDETGPGLYYVDNEGGRLKGDRFSVGSGSPYAYGVLDSGYKFDMSVEEASELARRSIYHATFRDGASGGVASVYHVGPNGWTKLSGDDVGELHYHYYPVPPAIAEQVMEEAAAE; this is encoded by the exons ATGAAGCTTGATACTAGTGGGTTCGAGACATCCATGCCTACGATTGGATTCGGCTCGAGCAACGATATGCTTGATGGGTTTTCTACGGTGCCCTCGTTTGATCTTCCCCGGACTACAGAT TTTGATGGGTTTCAGAAAGAAGCAGTACAGATGGTGAAGCCTGCGAAAGGAACAACGACACTCGCTTTTATCTTCAAAGAAGGTGTCATGGTTGCTGCTGATTCTCGTGCTAGCATGGGTGGATATATCT CCTCACAATCTGTGAAGAAGATTATTGAGATCAATCCTTATATGCTTGGTACAATGGCTGGAGGAGCTGCTGACTGCCAATTCTGGCACAGGAATCTTGGAATTAAG TGCCGTCTACATGAACTGGCAAACAAGAGGAGAATCTCTGTTTCCGGAGCTTCAAAACTTCTCGCAAACATGCTCTACTCATACCGTGGAATGGGACTTTCCGTCGGCACCATGATTGCTGGATGGGACGAAACT GGTCCTGGACTATACTATGTCGACAACGAAGGAGGAAGACTCAAGGGAGACAGGTTTTCAGTTGGTTCTGGTTCGCCATACGCTTACGGTGTACTAGACAGCGG ATACAAGTTCGATATGTCAGTTGAAGAAGCTTCCGAGTTGGCAAGGAGATCAATCTATCATGCGACATTCCGTGATGGAGCCAGTGGTGGTGTTGCTAGCG TGTACCACGTGGGTCCTAATGGATGGACGAAACTGTCAGGAGACGATGTTGGGGAGCTACACTATCACTACTACCCCGTGCCACCAGCCATTGCGGAACAGGTCATGGAGGAAGCAGCTGCCGAGTAA